In the genome of Populus trichocarpa isolate Nisqually-1 chromosome 6, P.trichocarpa_v4.1, whole genome shotgun sequence, one region contains:
- the LOC18100515 gene encoding xyloglucan endotransglucosylase protein 7 gives MKAGLLVSLIVNFLVVASAGSFYNDFYFNWGHDHGKVYDNGNGLSLILDKNSGSGFQSKKEYLFGKIDIQLKLVHGNSAGTVTTFYLSSLGPYHDEIDFEFLGNTSGQPYTLHTNVFSQGKGNREQQFYLWFDPTADFHTYSILWNPQRIIFSVDGIAIREFKNLESIGVPFPKNQPMRIYSSLWEADDWATCGGRVKTDWTKAPFVASFRNFNVNACAWSYGASSCKSKSGFADSISNSWIWEELDVGREGQMKWVRDNYMTYDYCKDSKRFPHGLPRECYVTNFP, from the exons ATGAAAGCAGGGCTGCTAGTCTCTCTGATAGTAAACTTTCTGGTGGTTGCTTCTGCCGGCAGCTTCtacaatgatttttatttcaactgGGGACATGACCACGGTAAGGTATACGACAATGGCAATGGTCTGAGCCTCATTCTTGACAAAAATTCTGGATCAGGGTTTCAATCCAAGAAAGAGTATTTATTTGGTAAGATTGATATCCAGCTCAAGCTTGTCCATGGCAATTCGGCCGGCACTGTCACTACATTTTAT CTATCCTCTCTAGGGCCATACCACGATGAGATAGACTTCGAATTCTTGGGAAATACAAGTGGTCAGCCATACACTCTTCACACTAACGTGTTCAGCCAAGGCAAAGGTAACAGAGAGCAGCAATTCTATCTTTGGTTTGACCCCACTGCTGATTTCCACACGTATTCTATCCTTTGGAATCCACAACGCATAAT TTTTTCAGTTGATGGCATTGCAATTAGAGAATTCAAGAACTTAGAATCCATTGGCGTTCCATTCCCTAAGAACCAACCAATGAGGATTTACTCCAGTCTTTGGGAAGCTGATGACTGGGCAACATGTGGTGGAAGAGTTAAGACAGATTGGACAAAAGCACCCTTCGTTGCTTCGTTTAGGAACTTCAACGTCAATGCCTGTGCTTGGTCTTACGGAGCATCTTCTTGTAAATCAAAATCTGGCTTTGCTGACTCCATCAGCAACTCATGGATCTGGGAAGAGCTCGATGTCGGACGCGAAGGCCAGATGAAATGGGTGCGGGACAATTACATGACCTATGACTATTGCAAAGATTCCAAGCGATTCCCACACGGCCTCCCTCGTGAGTGCTATGTCACCAACTTTCCCTGA
- the LOC18100517 gene encoding F-box protein At3g07870, with the protein MALSLSRYASPYRERLTSILKERDQKEREMSVVMATMTGHPLPEDVVIEILSRLPVKNLLQFKCVCKSWYAIITSPNFISKHLRNYYSKSDDSDCLLVQYCVTQAGELESLELLLDETPKVLSYASLGNMPFHSPFLCGPCDGIFYMYRDYYDFRAFWNPAVNEFKFLPPLPNPPSNFSYSPQYDAYGFGLHPVTKDYEVVVMKDYWREKQEERGGCRYPLRVFVYSSSTGSWRHWGDLSRYYYLQNNKCYICMNGVFFWLGSYEIFGDPEKVIISFDMATETCQEIQLPDCGKSHNCQCLATYQDSLAILDVHEKFLHMWTLNERCWVKNFSIGPLPEISYPIGHWKNSKLILVSDSGELILCDPSTQEISGLGLTRWVRCVGVFAYKESLVLVNNGNGCERHNQKARIDSDFVIRSRNARNEECFLMESYYDGISSLFD; encoded by the exons ATGGCTCTTTCCTTAAGCCGTTACGCTTCGCCATACCGTGAAAGGTTAACTTCCATTTTAAAAGAGAG agACCAAAAGGAACGGGAGATGTCAGTAGTGATGGCAACCATGACTGGTCATCCTTTGCCTGAAGATGTGGTAATTGAGATTTTATCACGACTGCCCGTGAAAAATCTATTGCAGTTCAAGTGTGTTTGCAAATCATGGTATGCTATCATTACAAGTCCCAATTTCATATCCAAGCATCTAAGAAATTACTATAGTAAAAGTGACGACAGCGATTGCCTCCTTGTTCAGTATTGCGTAACCCAAGCGGGTGAACTTGAATCTCTTGAGTTGTTGCTAGACGAGACACCTAAAGTTTTATCATACGCCTCGCTTGGTAACATGCCGTTTCACAGTCCATTTCTTTGTGGTCCTTGTGATggaatattttatatgtatcgCGATTATTATGATTTTCGTGCTTTCTGGAACCCCGCAGTTAATGAATTCAAATTCTTACCTCCCTTACCCAATCCTCCATCCAATTTTTCTTATAGTCCACAATATGATGCTTATGGTTTTGGACTACATCCAGTAACTAAAGATTACGAAGTGGTGGTTATGAAAGATTACTGGCGTGAAAAACAGGAAGAAAGGGGAGGCTGCAGGTATCCTTTACGTGTATTCGTGTACTCATCTAGTACTGGTTCTTGGAGACATTGGGGAGATTTATCACGTTATTATTATTtgcaaaataataaatgttaCATTTGTATGAATGGAGTATTTTTCTGGTTGGGatcatatgaaatatttggaGATCCTGAAAAAGTGATTATTTCTTTTGACATGGCTACGGAAACCTGCCAAGAGATACAGCTACCAGATTGTGGCAAGTCACATAATTGTCAGTGTCTTGCAACGTACCAAGACTCCCTGGCTATATTGGATGTTCATGAGAAGTTTCTTCATATGTGGACACTGAATGAGAGGTGTTGGGTAAAAAATTTTTCTATTGGGCCTCTTCCAGAAATTTCGTATCCGATTGGGCATTGGAAGAACAGTAAGCTGATTTTGGTTTCTGACTCTGGTGAACTAATCTTATGTGATCCCAGCACTCAAGAAATAAGTGGCCTTGGATTAACTAGGTGGGTTCGGTGCGTAGGAGTTTTTGCTTACAAGGAGAGCCTAGTTCTGGTGAATAATGGAAATGGCTGCGAGCGACACAATCAGAAAGCTCGCATAGACTCTGATTTTGTAATCAGGAGTCGAAACGCTAGAAACGAGGAGTGTTTTCTCATGGAATCATATTATGATGGAATAAgtagtttatttgattaa